One region of Nitrospinaceae bacterium genomic DNA includes:
- a CDS encoding SAM-dependent methyltransferase, with product MEFFYQAAMLTYKQIIEKIDQLEEANILLAALQLRIFSILDDKTLSSGAIARQANAQPLETEMLLNALAAMGALVKKTGRFKNTSETYKHFCESSPHYKKGLVKLRSENREEWSQLLETIREGRDPAQHDAEDDPESRWFFTHAMHERSAFYSGKVSDCIARKQVGRLLDLGGGPGSYSAAILKKDKKATATLLDRPVTIKVAKEILKTSATFSRFEFVEGDLFETDYGRQFDTILYSNILHIYNPQENKLLFKKIHRSLKSGGRFILVDLFLKKNKTEPYDAALFSLTMLMFTATGKTYTFQETEALLKKSGFGSIRKFALEGGSSLMEAVKK from the coding sequence TTGGAATTTTTTTATCAAGCGGCCATGCTCACCTATAAGCAAATCATAGAAAAAATTGATCAACTGGAAGAAGCCAATATTCTTCTAGCGGCATTACAACTGCGGATCTTCTCCATCCTGGACGACAAGACTCTTTCCTCTGGTGCCATCGCCAGACAAGCGAACGCCCAACCTTTGGAAACGGAAATGCTGTTAAACGCGCTGGCGGCGATGGGAGCCCTCGTCAAAAAAACCGGACGTTTTAAGAACACTTCTGAAACCTACAAGCATTTTTGCGAATCCAGCCCTCACTACAAAAAGGGTCTGGTAAAACTGCGCTCGGAAAACCGCGAGGAATGGTCGCAGTTATTAGAGACGATTCGCGAGGGGCGGGACCCGGCTCAACACGACGCGGAAGATGACCCGGAGTCCAGATGGTTTTTCACTCACGCCATGCACGAGAGAAGCGCGTTTTATTCCGGGAAAGTTTCAGATTGCATCGCTCGAAAACAGGTCGGGCGTTTGCTCGACCTGGGAGGCGGGCCGGGTTCTTACAGTGCCGCGATCCTTAAAAAGGATAAGAAGGCAACCGCAACGTTGCTCGACCGGCCGGTCACCATAAAGGTAGCGAAGGAAATTTTAAAAACCTCGGCGACCTTTTCCAGATTCGAGTTTGTTGAAGGCGATCTGTTCGAAACAGATTACGGCAGGCAATTCGACACCATCCTATACTCCAACATTCTGCACATTTACAATCCGCAGGAAAATAAATTATTGTTTAAAAAAATCCACCGTTCATTAAAAAGCGGAGGGCGGTTCATTCTCGTAGACCTTTTCTTAAAGAAAAACAAGACGGAACCTTATGACGCGGCTTTATTTTCTCTGACCATGCTGATGTTCACGGCAACGGGGAAGACGTATACCTTTCAGGAGACCGAAGCACTGCTTAAAAAGTCGGGATTCGGTTCCATCAGGAAATTTGCCCTGGAAGGTGGATCGAGCCTGATGGAAGCGGTGAAGAAATAA
- a CDS encoding integrase: protein MDDYYTLLEIDRKASEDEIKKAYRKMAMKYHPDRNKDNPEAEDQFKKISEAYAVLSDKKKKQQYDSFGAEGFRQKFSQEDIFRDFDANEMFRNFGVRFGGSDPFQGIHEMFSGGGRFGNSFEDILGGQGFGAGGRPQSRNGGDLESNLTITLEDAVLGTEKRITIQKNDVREETVIKIPPGIEDGKKLRLKGKGSPSQFGGSPGDLYIKIDVEPHPIFQRKGNDIEMDLEINISDTLLGTTREVPTLTGPKNLKIPPRTHSHSKLRMKGFGAPKGSKGGKGDQLVRILIKFPKELTDEQRECVETLKSLGL, encoded by the coding sequence ATGGACGATTATTACACTCTTTTGGAAATCGATCGCAAAGCGTCTGAGGACGAGATCAAGAAGGCCTACAGAAAAATGGCGATGAAATACCATCCCGACCGAAATAAGGACAACCCCGAGGCCGAAGATCAGTTTAAAAAGATCTCCGAGGCTTATGCGGTTTTGAGCGATAAGAAAAAGAAACAGCAGTACGACAGTTTTGGCGCCGAAGGATTCCGTCAAAAATTTTCCCAGGAAGATATTTTCCGTGACTTTGATGCCAACGAAATGTTCAGAAATTTTGGCGTCCGGTTTGGCGGAAGCGATCCGTTTCAGGGAATCCACGAAATGTTTTCCGGCGGCGGTCGGTTTGGCAACTCCTTCGAGGATATTTTAGGAGGACAGGGCTTTGGTGCAGGCGGGAGACCGCAGTCCCGTAATGGAGGAGATCTGGAGTCCAACCTCACCATAACGCTGGAAGATGCCGTTCTTGGAACGGAAAAGAGAATCACCATCCAAAAGAATGACGTCCGGGAAGAAACCGTGATCAAAATTCCTCCTGGCATCGAGGACGGAAAGAAATTGCGCTTGAAAGGCAAGGGAAGCCCGAGCCAATTCGGAGGGTCACCGGGAGATTTGTATATTAAGATCGATGTTGAACCTCACCCCATTTTCCAGCGCAAGGGGAATGACATCGAGATGGATTTGGAAATCAATATTAGCGATACCCTGCTGGGAACGACCAGGGAAGTTCCCACCCTGACCGGTCCCAAAAACCTCAAAATTCCCCCCCGGACCCACAGCCATTCCAAACTGAGAATGAAGGGGTTTGGTGCTCCTAAAGGCTCCAAAGGGGGTAAAGGCGACCAATTGGTGCGAATTCTTATAAAATTTCCCAAAGAATTGACCGATGAACAGCGAGAATGCGTTGAGACCTTAAAAAGTCTGGGTTTATAA